The DNA sequence cacacacacacacacacagacacacacacacacgcgtctcCAGTGGAAGCTGCTGATTGGTATGTGCTTCACTGTGACCCTGTACTCCCTCATTCACACTGACTCCAAAAGAATAAGCAACGGCAGCTATTGAGGTGTTTCTCTGTGAATAAATGACTTCTTCCATGTTTTATGTGGCTCTGAGAAGGAGCCTGTCTTATACACTGAGCTATACAATAGAATGTGCCAGTGGCCCTGAGAGAAGAAGAGcgtagagaggaggaggaggaggaggaggaggagggcttGCTGCGGTGTCTTTAAAGCCATTTGTCTCCAAAGGTGAGAGATGAAGACTCAATACCTTCATCAGGGCATTGCAGAAAGAAATAAAACCTCAAGGTTAGGACAGCAATATTTTTGTTCCCTTttctctaaaataaaaatgtcaaacgtTAGAGGAAGTCAGCTGAGTTTGCTCCGCCTCACTCACGATGCTCTCCATCACCACTGAGGGGGAAAGTTTGGTTTTCAGACTTTCAGGACAGGTTTTCCACCGTGTCTTTGACCGAGTGGACCTAAAGGAGACACCGGATTTATTCGATCTTACAGGCGATCAGGTTGAGCAGAGCTTTGCCTAACATGACCTGAAGTGTGCCGGCCCCCGAGCAAACGCTGCTGTCGCCTCGGCCGACCCGAGCTGTCGCGTCTTCAAAGACCCACGAGAGCTGACAGCTGTGGCGTTCCCAAACAAATCACTTCTGTGTCCCTCACTGAGACGAGGGGGGGGCACTGGCTGCTAACTCTCATAATGCactgcagtctgtgtgtgtgtgtgtgtgtgtgtgggtgagacagagacaggggcAAGAGACAGACCCAGCCCAGACGGGAAAAGCATTCATCAAAATCATTGATGAATAAGCTGATTAATGAACAGAATGATGTTTTATCAACACACAGAGCCAACAGTACACTGATGtttagtgttgtagtcaagaccacctaaaccgagaccaagtcgagaccaagaccaccgtgtatcgagaccaagacgagaccaagactttgagaggtcgagaccgagacaagaccaagacttgaGAGGTGGggcgagacaagaccaagactttgagagGTGAGACGAGACAAGACAACCAAGACTTGAGACCCGAGGACGAGACAAGACTAAGACTTTGAGAGGTCGAGACCGAGACCTAAGACCAGACTCTGaagggtgagacagagacaagaccaagactttgaggagAATTAGAGACGGGGAACAAGACTAAGACTTTGAGAGGTGGGGCCGAGACAAGACAAGACTTTGAGGGCCGGGGcagagacaagaccaagactttgagagGTGAGACGAGACATAAGACAAGACTTTTGAGACCGGGAACgagagacaagaccaagactttgagagATTGAGACGAGAcaaccaagactttgagggagTGAGGGcagagacaagaccaagactttgagagGTGGACGAGACTGAACTAAGACTTTGAGAGGAATTggccgagacaagaccaagactcagaagggtcgagaccgagacaagaccaagactttgagaggtgagaccgagacaagaccaaggaACTTTGAGGTGGggcgagacaagaccaagacacAGTGGggccgagacaagaccaagactttgagggcagacgagacaagaccaagactttgagggtcgagacgagacaagaccaagactttgagagGTCGAGACCCGAGAGACAAGACAAAGACTTTGAGGGGTGGggccgagacaagaccaagactttgaggtcgagaccgagacaagaccaagactttgagggagTGGGGCAGTGAACCAAGACTTTGAGAGGTGAGACCAAGGACAAGACCCAGAACTTTGAGGTGGGGAACCCGAGACAGAACAAGACTTTGAAGGGTGAGAGACCttgagacaagaccaagactttgagagGTCGAGacccgagacaagaccaagactttgaggggtcgagaccgagacaagactcatgataaatgagtcaagttattgtTTAACCTGAAGAAATACTTActtatatttacacacaatcacagtaatgatattaacaagttcaTCCAAACATGCACTGGCgatttattgatatccccacagttgtggtcttgaccggtcttgaaataaaatcccgaGTCCGCTTTGTCCAAGACTAGAGTCGAGTGAAAATGCAGTCGATTccgagaccttcaaaaagtggtctgGAGTACTACAGCACTAGTTGATAcagtaacaataaaacaagatgAACAAgtgattcatctgtcgattattgttttgattgatgaGTCATGAAGGATGACAATACAGCCATTCTGCAATAATCAATCAATTGCAGGACAATCACATATGGATACGTTACAGTGTCTCTTGTTGCTGCACTGGTGAGACTGATGTTTCAGTCACCGAGCAACAGATAATCCATACATTGAGTAAGTATTGATAACTGACACTGATTCTATGAGTATGGATTATCTGTTGATGAGACAGCGTTGTACTGACTGATGAGGATTAtagatcattttaaaaacatgaatactGACACTGATATAATCAATATCAATACTCACACGTATCAGTAATTGATAGCAATACTAATACGTAATAAATAACAGATAATTATACTATTTAATGTCACTATTCATTATCAATAGTCATAATTATTGATTTCTATTGGGGTGACGGTGGgtgaggttgtgggttcgatccCCAGCTCCATGCTGAGGAGAACATTGTTCCTggtgcagcatgtgaatgacaGATGTGTGTCAGTTAGTAATGGTTTAATAACTGATTCATGGAGTCATTATAACGGAGTGTGAACAGATTCTCCACGTACATGACCTTGTGACGATCAACTGATCGGATAATCAAACGTTTGAAGATCTTCTGCTCCTCAGACGTTACCAATCGCAGGTGTTTTCTCTGGAAATCAGTGTTTATGTGAACTGAACCGATCCACATCAGGACCACAGAGGTTTGGTTTGGTCTTGACAGCTGATTAAATATTCACAGCtgaaatgagaagaagaagaaaactgatAAATGTAATCGTTAAATTGTCTGCACTAAAGgaagtgtttttgtcttctgaGCTGTTTTGTAGAAGTGTTCTGCTTTTAAtcgtgtctcacacacacacacacacacacgcttacctgcatacacacacagacaacctgCTTGCACacaccgcgcacacacactgtcagaatgaacctgtcagacacacacacacacacatacacacacacacacactgtcagactgttgtttttaaacatcaaaCCTACAGTGGTTGAAATGTGGTTTCTATTGATGccgttgtttttctgtcacacgTATTACTGAGACAGCATTACTCTGATGATTTCAATTCacgggcagcccatggccaagaggaaagggaacttggcttgtacctGGAGGGTTGCCGTTTGGATTCCAGGTCCAGGGTAGCTGCCTGCTGCTCCTGGTTCTAGGAGGGTAGAGGATGTATAAAGGAGTTGAATGCAACAGTTACTACATCCAGttagttagtgttagtgtttgtttttctgtcaaataaaaagagaaatgtgaATACTTGTATTTGCTCCTGTGAGACAGCGTGACAGCACGAGTGTCTCTATATGTGGACCAAAACAACCATGAATGTCAGCCGCAGACCTACAATGATACATCCTGAGTTCATTCCTTCTGTgtcctctttcctttcctcgCAGGCGTTTGTTCAGCAACACAGATGAACAACAGGAAGGAGGACATGGAGATCTCCTCTCACTACCGTCAGCTCCTCAGAGAGCTCAATGAGCAGAGGCAGCACGGCATCCTCTGCGACGCCTGTGTCATCGTGGATGGAAAGATCTTCAAGGCCCACAAGAACGTCCTCCTGGGCTCCTCACGCTACTTTAAGACTCTTTACTGCCAGGTAaggggaggaagggttgttttTCTCAGCTCAGAGTTTGATGCTCAgtgttagaaaaaaagaaacaagaaaacatggctgtaaaCTCTCCTTCCTTATTCAGGTAAAGAAAGGGGCGGAGCCTCACCACCAGACGACTGTCACTCACCTGGACATCGTCACAGCGACGGGATTCAAAGCCATCTTGGATTTCATGTACTCAGCGCACCTAGCTCTGACCAGTAAGAACGTGATCGAGGTCATGTCGGCCGCCAGCTACCTGCAGATGACCGACATCGTCCAGGCGTGTCACAGCTTCATCAAGGCTGCGCTGGACATCAGCATCCGCTCTGAGATGGCTGATGAAATGGCTGACTTTGAAATGGGAGCTGTGGCTGCTGTCGGCATCGGTGGAGGAGGcgctggaggtggaggaggagtgagcTTAGCGGGAACAGGGAACATTGTGGGAGCCACGTTAGGCGGAGGAggcgggggaggaggaggaggaggcggaggaggcggGATCATGGGCATAGCTTCCGAAGCTCTCGCCTCCATCATGTCCGGTCGCAGCACCTCCCCTTGGCTGGCACGACGCACCAGCCCGGCCAACTCTTCTGGGGACTCGGCCATCGCCAGCTGCCACGAGGGAGGCAGCACGTATGGCAAGGAGGACCAAGAACCTCCCAAGAGCCACGAGAGCCAGGAGGAAGCCTGTCACGACTCTCAGCCTGCCTGGCCACATGACTACAGGCCCATTACCGTCAAAGAGGAACAGGTTTCCCCCAACTCCTCCTCTCATGCCAGGGGGAGAGCACAGAGCCAGGGAGAGCAAGGGAGTGGAGGAGCcgcaggaggaggtggggagggACCCTGGCAACCCCTGTCAGGGTCAGGGCGGAGGAAGAACAGGAAGAACAAGGACACGGTCAGACATATTACCCAGCAGGCTGAGAGTAAGTGGGACAGAGAccgagacagggagagagacagggacagtAGGCCTGGATCTCCTCTGCCCTCCATGTTGACAGTGGCTGGATGGAACTACAGTGGACAGGACATCCCAGGTAAACAACACCCTACAAACCTACTCTGTTTTCAGACTTGGTTCAAAAGAAACACAGCTGCTCTCCTGTGGCTGCCATGATGGATGCTTGATGTTGTTGTCGTGTTAAGCCCGCCCCTAGCATGCCAGGGGAAAATACTCACTTGTGATTGGCTCCTTTTTTTAGGCTACGTTGTGTTTTTGGTAACTTCAGCCTTGATAACAAAGCGCTTGATGAAAAGAGTGGACACTGAATCTGGGATACATTTTATTAGCTGGGTGTCATTGTACCtgctaccaggtactatttatattattatattattatatttttagtCCCAGGAAGAGACGcctcacacacaaatcaagctgaacagcaCTGAACTGTAGATCTCTTAAaacaacgtgggttaatctccaacaactacagaagactggtgtaaagtcactagtcactcgtttgcgtgtgtgtgtgagtgtcgcatataaaacaaagtccgtacagtgatgactccgcccacattgagtaggtactttttgtTGTATTGGAGATGGAACCTAACcctgccgtgccgtgccgtgccgtgccgtgatGTGACGCTGTTAAGTCAGTGTGTGCTTAATATACTGCAGAACCCTGTGTGGGTATTTGAATGCATGTGAGTCCTGCACACTGTTGATAGTATTAACTGACCGCTTACCCCCCTCCAGTGTTAAGATTAACTAGCTTCTAACACTAACGTGTTAGGCCCAAGGTGATTATCAAAAGCTTGGAGGTGTGATgtgaagcctgtgtgtgtgtgtgtgacacctaGTCAGGACCGGTAGTCATCAttgaaaccaaaacctggtcctaacaaggcAGAACTTAATTTGTTAGGAAGTTAAGTGTTAAGATTTGAATAGTTGTTCAAAGGCTGAGGTTagacatgaactggttatgATGCTGGTTTAAGATGTCCTAATGAagggaagtcagtgcagtgtcctcagaaggtTAGCTTTGcaaacatagtgtgtgtgtgcgagagagagagagtgagtgtgtgtgtgtgtgtgtgtgtgtgtgtgtgtgcaatgggACCCAAGGCATCAATAGGTAGATCATTAAAAGTAAGAGAAGCTAATCCTGGGCGCATTAAGGGAGTTGGCTGTGAAATGGGCACACACGTCGcacagtgaaagaaaacagGATAATTGAATTGACCTGGGTCACTGCACGGATTACTAGCACGTCCTCGCcatcccagactcctccccctccctgttTCTCTGGGGTTTAGGGAAGGACCTTCTGGAAAGGGCAAACTGAGGGaaaatgagaggaagagagagagagagagagagatggagtggTTGATCAGAGGAGTATTAAATGAATGAAGGGGCTGCATCATTTCAGGCTTTTCAGGGTTTGTCTATTTGGGCGTCGTGTTCAAGATTCTTTAATACTgagtctcgctctctctcacacatacacacacacacacaatcaatatGTGTAACCCTAAAAATAAATACCGTGATTTAAGAGGATCACTGTcactggaaacatggctgccagtgggagAAACAGGTTTTATTTGCGTCACGTGATAAAATCTACGCCTGCTTCTGTAAGTTTGTTCACTTTATCTGAACATCACACGACCTTTTCTGACCAAGATCACTGTCTGTAGCTCGTGAGGTCACAGGagctaaaataacaacaataataataacaataataataaatgcacaTGTAATATTTggactcactgatggaggcagctgtggaaACAAACcctgtggcagagtgagtgtgcCGCTGTCCAATGATGTCTCACTGTGGGACCGTCCACACTCAAGTCTGGACCTTTGCTCGTGTTTGTGGGAACAtctcaaaatgtcacacaaccaAAACTCGactttgggaaaacgatgatgcttacaaatattgaattattattattattatttattattaacgGCCTCAGAACCACAAAGACGGTAGTCCAGTCAGTTAAATGCTGGTGTGCTGTGGCAGAGGAAGTCTAGTGTTGCTGCAGGTGGACTCTCACCTGCTTCTGCCTCAACGAACCAGcactcacacaacacagaaGAGGGCAGTGATGTGTCTTTATGTCATGAGATGAACCGACGATGTGCTGGAAAGCTTGTGTTACTGTGGTCGccaggattgtgtgtgtgtgtcgggggagGGGTGGTGGTGTTTGGTGGTGAAATGGTGGAAATAACCTCTAAACCACTCCTGTCAAACAGGAACCAGGTTCTTCTCAACAGAGTCATGTTACTCAGCGGCTCTGTGAACGTTCAGGTGTTCCTGAACGTCACTGTTCCCGTCAATGAACATTGAACTCTCTCAGAGTTGGAGGGGTTGGTCCTAGTTTGTTGGGTTGTACGTTGTTAATGTTAATTACTTCAAATGATTCACCTTTaactttgttatgtggagcaaagaaacatgaaCACTCACTCCTGTCTGttgtttaatgatgtttaatgatgtttaatgatgtttaatgatgtttaaCGTCTGTTTTGTGAGACTTGATTGTGCACGATCAGTCCTTTGAATTGAAACTTATTTCACTTCAGTTATCGTCTGTATGCTTATGACTTGAATATAAATGGGTCAGCCATGACGGCAGAACCACTTACCTGGTTCTGAAGTTGTATCTGATCAGCACATGATCGTGAGGTGAGACTTGAAATAGAATAGTTTATCCTTTTTTAATTCCTGGGCTTTTCCATATGCCTGATTCAGATCTTCTGTAGGTGACAAAATCCTGGGCTTATGGAGACTTAAGGCATAAGTAGACAAATGCTAATAAGCTCACTGAGCTCTGGTGTATTTTTAACCCTGTGTGCCAGCGATAGCCTGTGAGACAGGACGCTGTTTGAATGTaaagaaataacaaagaaacacaacaaacattttcttttatttacaccaTTTCCACTCAGGGTCAGTGGGTTGTAATGTCAGTCTAAGATTAGCCTAATTGCTTCATTCTTTATTGATGAGAATTAAccagacacactcacaccctcCCATTCATCAGTCATCGTGTTactacaggaagtgacagaggATTGTGTAGAATAAGGATAATGTATGGACGTGTAAAGTGGATTAGATGAAACTGCTGCACACTCATGTTGACACAAACAGACGGAGGAGTTTAGAGAAGTGTTCCTTTAGATGCCCTTACATCAcgtctgttgtgttgtattcATGTCAGTATGGAGGCTGCTAGGCGCTAAATATCCTTTTGTGGTTATCGCTAATGCACGATCTCACGCCATCTTAAGCTCACCTCGTCAGCTGACACAAATAGTTGATATGTTAACGTGTGCACTAAGAAAAAAGCATTCAGCTGCTGTGTCTGACACTTTATTAGAGGTGACACTTTTCTGGTGAGTGTAGTAGTCTCCACGTTTCCTGCCTGCTCATGTcgtcaaccttcaaataattacctccatttatttttagtttggtTCCCCGCTGCTTCTGCCAGACCCGGATTAAAAAGCATCTGCAGTTCAAAGACAGCggctttttaaataaagtatgttTCTCTTTGATGCACCGTGTCACAATCTATGTAACGCTGATATAGAGAGTGACAGCGTCTACCtctgatctatctatctatctgtctatctatctatctatctatctatctatctatctatctatctatctatatatatctatctatctaaccactatctatctatctgtctatctcacagtctatctatctatctatctatatatatctatatcctatctgtcacatctgtctgtctatctaatatctgtctatatatctatctatctatctattatctgTCTATATATCcaagtctatctatctatctatcctatctatctgtctatctatctgtctatatatctatctatctatctatctatctgtatatatctatatcctgtcctgtctatctatc is a window from the Solea senegalensis isolate Sse05_10M unplaced genomic scaffold, IFAPA_SoseM_1 scf7180000016587, whole genome shotgun sequence genome containing:
- the LOC122763218 gene encoding zinc finger and BTB domain-containing protein 46-like; protein product: MNNRKEDMEISSHYRQLLRELNEQRQHGILCDACVIVDGKIFKAHKNVLLGSSRYFKTLYCQVKKGAEPHHQTTVTHLDIVTATGFKAILDFMYSAHLALTSKNVIEVMSAASYLQMTDIVQACHSFIKAALDISIRSEMADEMADFEMGAVAAVGIGGGGAGGGGGVSLAGTGNIVGATLGGGGGGGGGGGGGGGIMGIASEALASIMSGRSTSPWLARRTSPANSSGDSAIASCHEGGSTYGKEDQEPPKSHESQEEACHDSQPAWPHDYRPITVKEEQVSPNSSSHARGRAQSQGEQGSGGAAGGGGEGPWQPLSGSGRRKNRKNKDTVRHITQQAESKWDRDRDRERDRDSRPGSPLPSMLTVAGWNYSGQDIPGKQHPTNLLCFQTWFKRNTAALLWLP